tacagccataaagctcctgaaccagcgtgggtgACATCACttacctcaatactgaactggttccacaacccgCAGACTCACGTTCAAGGCCTCGTTGCAAGTAATGCTCTCAGTAATTTTTCCCTTTGCCCAAtttgtctttatttatttagtaatccAGTGCAGAGTGGGCCCTTCCAGGCCTTTGAGCTGCATCAGCCTGGCAATCCCCAACAATCCcgatttaacactaacctaatcaagGAGCAATCTGCAATTAActtacccggtatgtctttgaactgtgggaagaaaccagggcaccaggggaaaacccacacattcaaatGAAGGAAGTGTGGAAACTTCTTTCCGAGGatgctagaattgaactctgaactccggcacaccgagctgtaatagtgtcgcatgAACCACTGGGCTACCATAGCCCTGATTGCTGTCAAAGTTTGTTTATGtatgttttttttataaattGTATTGATTTTCTTGTAAGTACCTGTAagcaaaagaatctcagggttgtatatggtggcctgtatgtactctgataataaagctAACTTTAACTTTGACACAGTGAGGTCGCTGTCTAACCTCACAcgtctggtgctgtctgtgtggtgtttgtaccttctctctgTGAAGGTGTGAGTTCCCGCGGGTGCTCCACTCCCCAAAGACGTGCGGGTTGGTTTGTAAACAGGCTGCTGTAAGTTAGCCCTGGTGTGTAGGTGGAATCAATTGGTGAGAAAGGTGAGAAGTCAAAGCCCAAAGTCTGCAGGCTCGATTCCAAGATCCTGGAGTGTcgaggcctgtcctggggttaaaggactgtgttTGGGCATttgggaagggaggaaggaatGGGACTTGTCGCTGTTGGGTTCTGTgaacattgtgagcatgctacgtCGGCGCCAGAAAGTGTGGTGGCAGTTATGGGCTGCCCCAACACACCTTTGAgtgcgttggttgttaatacaaatgacaaatttcactgtctgtttcaacgTACAAATGATAATAAACTGGAATCTTGAATGATAAAGTGGAATGGATGTAGTATGAGGGTTCTTTCTGTACTGAGTTTCTCTCTAACTCTTTGACTTTATTTATACCTCTGCCAAAGTAACGATTGCGTTCTACACCGCTACCTCCCTCTCACCCAGCAGTACAACCACTCGTCACTCAGTTTCCTGTGCTCCTCACCCAATCACAGACCTGATTCCTGTGAGAGAGGAAGTAGAACGCATGGAGGGGGAACAAAGAAAGACAAGAacgagagtgggtggggagagacagaggaggaggaggacaatGACAGAGAGTGAATGGGGGGAGAGGCGAAGAAAGAGGAGCGCGATAAACAaaacggagggagagagaggacctTTATTCTCTCCATTCCCCCGCCACCTTTACTTTGCAATGTAAAGTATATTTTATCCCCTGgtctttcttctccattctgatgaagTTTGTATATTCTATATAAGCATTCTGTAAATAGTTTTAACAAAGTTATTCAATTTAAGAGTCATGATGAAATTTTCACTGCTGTCCAATATCACAATTGCACAGCTGATGTAGTTTCCCGGTCCCTTTATACACAGAGGGAATGTGTGAAATAAGGGAAGTATCAGCATATCCACGAGCATCTTCCCTCTGTTGCTTTTCCCTTCCTCGAACGCTctataccccccccccaccttctgtcgCGGGCTCTCCCCCCCCGCCTCCTGTCGCGGGCTCTCCCTCCCCCTGCCTCCTGTCGCGGGCTCTCCCTCCCCCTGCCTCCTGTCGCGGGCTCTCCCCCCCGCCTCCTGTCGCGGGCTCTCCCCCCCGGCTCCTGTCGCGGGCTCTCCCCCCCGGCTCCTGTCACGGGCTCTCCCCCCCGCCTCCTGTCGTGGGCTCTCCCCCCCGCCTCCTGAAGCGGGCTCTCCTCCCGCCTCCTGTCGCGGGCTCTCCCCCCCACTTCTGTTGCATGCTGTCCCTCCCCTgcctgtgtctgtctctctctctctctccctctctcccccctctctcccccctctctcccccctctctcccccctctctcccccctctctcccccctctctccccctctctcccccccttcccccctctctccccctctctccctctccttgttgCGTTCCATTTGCAGACAAACTCTTGGACAAATGTTAACTCTTCCCTGTTTTGTAACTTCTCAGGGGTGCCCAGGTCGAGCCTCCTGCACACGGAATCTGTGCGTGGCCACAGAGAGTGCTTCGAGAAGTATCACCTCATCGCCAACCAGGACCTGCCGAGGTCCAAGACATCGAAGAGCACCTACAAGGATGTGAAGGAGATACTGAGCAGGAAGATCAGTCAGATAATTCAGTACGCCCAGAACCAGCCGTCCGGTGCTGACCTGCAGCGCTGCGAGCAGACGGGGGTCACAGGCCGCGACCCACAGCCCAGCTCCCTCAGGACACACTTCCACCAGCCCAATGGGTCCCAGTTACCCCGTTACTCCCCACACTGGCTGGAGGTGGGAGCACCTGGCTACTCGGAATGCAGGCGGGGTATCTTGGAGCCGGAGGGGCAGGATTCTTTCGGTCTGGGTGCAGGCGCTGGTGGCCGTCGCAGTGGAGAAGATCTCCGGTCGACCAGGGAGCAGGGGCTGGGTGAAGAAGGCCAGAGGCCAGTGGAACGTGACAGAAAGGAGCCCAAGGGTCACCCACACTACACACAGGATGACCGTAAGTACACGACCCAATATCATGGGCTCACAGTTAAAAACAGAGTTAGAATATGGTATgggactagctttatttgtcacacgtattttgaaacatagtgaaatcatttgcatcaataaccaacacagtctgaggatttgcTCGGAGCAGCACGCGGGTATTGCCATGCCTCCCTCACCCTCCATTTTTCAAGTCATGGAAAGATGGCAGCCAGTCAGCCTGCTGCAAGATCCTGTTGTGAAACTAATGAGGCGATGAACCTTCAGAAAAAGCTTTGCCAGGAGCCTGTGAATAACCCTGCTCCTTGAAATAATGGTTGTGGGATCATTGGCGTCAGTGACCACGTGTGTTTTCTCTGAGtactctggtttctttccacCTCCTAAAGAAGTACAGGTTGGGGTTTGTAAgtcgtgggcatgctgtgttggtgccagaggcacggcaacacttgcgggctgcccccagcacatccttggactgtgatggttgttgatgcaaaagtGGCGCATTTCACTTGAGTGTTTTAATATTTCcgcgtacatgtgacaaattacgCTAATCTTTAAACCTTGGTGAAAAATTTCTGTTGCTTGAACAAGCTGCTATAACTCTCGCTCTACCACGGTGAAAATGCAAAAACTCGGGAAAAAAAAAACGACAACTGGCAGACCTGAGGTGAATGAGGCCTCCATCCAAtcacaagctccccctctccacgcgtctgatgaatccaaaagaacggcagagactgatacagtttggcaccagcagcatcacaggagttgccagtcattgTTGAACTCAGCGTAGggctaccttagggactccagctctggaccttttccctcaaggtttactcccaaagccttccacatgagtgggtatagctgcgaggcagcggaagtttgagatcagtttttcTTTTCCTAGATGTGCTGCCAAACGTGGTAGCTGACCCCCATTTTCCCAAAACAACTGGTTTTACGGCACCAGTAACTTGCCTTTGCCCCaagtcctgtcagtagaaacagttccactgggcttagtaactaagccacacgtgaaggccaggagctggacttggttgtcagaggctatttgaggtgttcatcattgggagcatttaataggtaatgggaacttgttcccattaccaccctggctataacaaccttaaggaactgaaGACCTgaagtgaaaacagaaaatgctcaaaaatgctcagcaggtcaggcagcatctgtggagagagaaactgcaTGAACATTTCTGGTCCtggacctttcagaacagagtcTGACACCTGAGTAAGTACGTATGTAGCTGTAAACTTTGGGTTGTCCTGAACTTACTGCACTATAGAAATTTAAGTTCCTATAACAAaatctacattcagtggccaccttattaggaacacttgtacacctgctcgttaatgcaaatatctaatcagccaatcatgtggcagaaactcaatgtataaaaccgtgaaaacatggtcaagaggttcatttgttgttcaggccaaatatcagaatggggaaagaaatgtaatctaactgactttgaccgtggaatgattgttggtgtcaggtgGGGTGCTTTGAGtacgtatctcagaaactgctgatctcctgggattttcacgcacaatagtGTCTAGAGTCTATAAAGAATGAtgagaaaagcaaaaaaaaaaaaagaatctagtgattggcagttctgtgggtgaaaatgcttgttaatgagagaggccagactggttcaagctgacaggaagacgacagtaactgaaataaccagacattacaacagtggtgtgcagaagagcatctctaaacacacaacatttcaaaccttgaagcagaagaccatgaatacacactcagtggcaactttattaggtacaggatgtggGGTCTCTGTATTTTGAGGAGGGAGTTCCAGCTTTCCATGGTCCTTTGTGTGGGGAAGCGTATCCTGACATCACTCTGAATCAGTCTGGTTCTGATATCAATGTGATACCTCCTTGCAGTGGACCACCAAAACTGCCAGCCACTAACACAGCCTTTGCTGTaatggctggaaatccagagcaacacacgaaaatgctggaggaactcagcaggtaaggtagTATCTATGAttaagggttttggcccgaaatatcaactgtttatccaGTTTATGAGTttatgagtttctccagcatgtcaTATGTTGCCCTAAATATTGATAGAAGACTGAAgaattgaagaaaaaaaaactgcagggaGTGGAATTGTCTAAAATAGCAAAGGTTAGAAATgtttgtcaggcagcatctgtggagagaaaagcaGATAATATTTCATAAATATTAACTGTCTCTGCGGATGCCTGGTGATTGTTACCTTTGTTGGTTGTCCTGCTGATTCTAACAGTGTTGACTTTCCTTACAGTGAGTAGCATGTCGATGGAAGATCTGGTCATGCTGAATGATCAACTgctcaaacaggtcaaaggtaaCTCGCCACAACTTATCTTTTTTAATAAAATCTGCACTGACATCTACctgtatagagtcatagagcacgatGCCAAACCAGGTCCATGGggtagcacagtagtgtagttagtgcaatgctttacaatgccagtgttcatgatcagggttcaattcctgccgctgtcaaaggagtttttacattcctccatgaccacataggtttcttccaggtactctggtttcctcccacgttccaaagacgagCAGGTTAGGgatagtaaattgtgggcatgctctgttggcgccagaagcatggcgacacttcaGGCTGTCCACAGACTACGTTGGTTTTGgtgcaaacaatgtatttcactgtatgttttgatgtacatgtgataaataaagctaatctaaaatTTAATCTGAACTAGACTCGTCTGCCCGGAttttgtccatatccctctagaccaggaattcccaaccttttttatgccatgaaccaataccattaagcaagggaacCCTTGTCCTAGACATATCCTATCcttatacattccacctcaggctggTAGACAGTCACAAGAGGAGCTGAACACTGTGATCAGCAGGCACAaactgatgccttccctatcaacgtgggagatttcaatgaggccagcttgaagaagactctgaacaactaccaccaacgtaGCACCTGTGGAactagaggagccaacacacttgaccactgttataccaccatcaagaatgcttaccatgaCCACATTTTGGAAAGTGTGATCGCCTGTGTAAAAGACCGCAGCAACAGTGGTGACGACTGAGAAGATAAGGGCAAGGGAAgtggaggagtgcttacaggactgctttgagtcagtgaacTGGACAatcttcagggattcatcttcaagtatgcacagttgtcaccaactccGTTAAAACCTGTGCATGTGAATGTGTCCCTTCAAAGCATACCGGACATACCCAAATTAAACCTGTAGATGAACCTGCAGGTCTGTagtctgctgaggactagatctgtggcattcaagactggtgatccagaactatacaagaggtccaggtacgacctGTGGAAGACTATCTTAAGAGTGACAAAACATTTCCGactgaggttagagatggaattggacgcacgtcagctctggcagaatTTGTagaccattacttcctataaagggaaatctaacatcatgaatggctgtgatgctttacTCCCAGATGGGCTCAACACCTTTTTTGCTCGCTTTGAAAGGCAGCATAAAGCTACACCGGTGTGAATCCCTACAGCATCCGGTGTCACTATGATTTCCGTCTCAGagtccaatgtcagaacatctttcaagatggtgaacccttgcaaagcaTCGGAGCCTAATGGTAAACCTGGTCAGGGTCTGAAAACCTGCCCcagccaactggcaggagtgatTGAGAgcgttttcaatctctcactgctgcagtcggaggttctcacctgcttcaaaagggcaacattgCCCAAGAAGAGCGGGGTGACCTATCTCAATGACAGTGGCACTCACAGCTAATTtattgaagtgctttgagaagttggtcatgactagagtCAACTCTTGCCTAAGCAAGGGCCTGGatccactacaatttgcctaaCGCCACAATCGGTCTACAATGGATGCAATCTCAtaggctcttcacatggccttggatcacctggacaatacaaatagctatgtcaggatgctatttattgactacCGCTTTGCGTTGAACAAATTCATAACTTCaggtctgatcaaaaagctccaaaaagcCTTTGTACCTCTCTCCgtaactagatccttgacttcctcactgggagagcaCAGTCTGTATGGATTGGAAATAGCACCACCTTCTCACTGACGATCATCACTGGCGCACTTCAAGGATGGACGTATAACCCATTGTTgtactctctacacccatgacggTGAGGCAGAGCACAGCtcgaacaccatctataaatttgctggtaaCAGAATATCAGACGGTGACGAGGTGCTGTACGGGAGTGAGATGGATCTGCTAATTgtgtggtgccacagcaacaacctcgtactcatgtcagtaagatcaaggaatcagttgtggacttcaggaagggggaagctgagggaacacactccagtcctcgctgaaagatcagaaatggaaaggatgagtagtttcaagttcttgggtatcaacatctctgaggatctgtcctgagcccaacatattgatgcagctacaaagaaggcacagcagtggtcATCTTTCATTAGGTGCTTGAAGAGAACTGTATGCCACCAAAGATacttgcaaatttttacagatgtacaatggagaacattctaactggctgtatcgtTCTATTATGGCgatgccactgcacaggatcagtaaaagctgcaggaaattgtaaactcaaccagcttcaTCATGGCCCCTAGTCGCCCCAGCatcaagggcaccttcaaaaggcgattcctcaaaaaggcagcatccaacattaaggacccccattactgaattcatgccctcttcccattgccaGCATCAAGGAacgggtacaggagcctgaagacacgcactcagagtttgaggaacagtttcttcccctctgccatcaggtttctgagtgATCACTTCTTTAgtattcttctctctctctttgctctacttatttattttttaatatatacctATTGTAACGTGTAGTTTTTAGCAATGTGTATTGCAacatactgctgttgcaaaacagcaaatttttttcagattatgaagacatgcagtcctctttttgtcatttagtaatgcatgcattaagaaatgatacaatatttcctccagtgtgatatcacaaaacacaggacagatcaagactgaaaaaaactgacaaagccacataaatataacatatagttacaacagtgcaacaataccataacttgatgaagaacaggccatggcacagtaaaaaagttcaaagtctctcgaatgtcccacatctcacgcagacgggagaaggaagaaaactcgccctgccatgcccgaccacagtccgactctgggtcgtccgaaaacttcgagcctccgatcagccctccgacaccgagtaccgagcaccatctctatccgaacgattcgacctcagtctcggtcgccaacagcaggcaaagccagggattttgagaccttccctccggaagattctcgatcgcgcagtaatgacagcagcgaacctgcatttcagaaatttctccagatgttcctctgtgctttcacgtccattctccatcaaatcagaattgtccacggcccctacttagcagatacgatatcattttcaccggagggctgcgcacatatgccagtgattttaaacctgattctgactgtgaCTTATCCAATAGCTTTTAAATGTTCTTATTGAACCTGCTtcaactgttttctctggagcttatTTCATACCATTTCATGGTTGAATGctgcataaatactttgataataaatgtactctgaatctttgaatataCTCACTTCCTTCTGCGTGAAGTAGGTCTCTTTTGaatccttctcttctcaccttaaagctacgcCCTCTAGTTTTTGGCTCCCTCATTGGGAAAAAAGCAGTATGCactcaccctgtctatgcccctcaagattttatacacctctataatatTTTCCTACAATCCAAGGATAAAAGACCTGGCCCGCcaacctctctctctatctcagaaCCCTCGATTCATGGCAACATTCCtataaatcttctttgcattctttccagcttaataatgttttttttccccaataaAGGAAAAACCAAAACTGCATAGCACTCtaaatgattggaggaaaatataggcaggatgtcagaggtaggcgctttacacagagagtggtgggcgtgAGCTGCCAGggttgatggtagaggcagacccACTGATTCCCCCACCACTGACCTACATCGGGGGCAATTCTTTGCAGTCAGTTATCCTACTGACTTGCCTGTCTTTGGAAACGCGTGTGGTCACAAggcgaatgtgcaaactccatacatgCAGCTGTGAAGGTCCGGAGTGAACAGAGTTACAGGAGTTGTAAACTGACTGTTGAAAATAAATTTTCTTGCAAGTCAGATTCAGTTGCATGTATTTATCACATACACattgaaacatatggtgaaatgcatcctttgcTTTGGTAACCAACACTTTGGATATATTCAAAGCGGAGGTTAATAAGTTCCTgatcagtcatagtcatactttattgatcctgggggaaattggttttcgttacagttgcaccataaataataaatagtaataaaaccataaatagttaaatagtaatatgtaaattatgccagtaaattatgaaataagtccaggaccagcctattagctcaggatatctgacgctccaagggaggagttgtaaagtttgatggccacaggcaggaatgacttcctatgacgctctgtgctgcatctcggtggaatgagtctctggctgaatgtactcctgtgcccaaccagtacattatgtagttgatgggagacattgtccaagatggcatgcaacttggacagcatcctcttttcagacaccaccgtcagagagtccagttccatccccacaacatcactggccttacgaatgagtttgttgattctgttggtgtctgctaccctcagcctgctgccccagcacacaacagcaaacatgatagcactggccaccacagactcgtggaacatcctcagcatcgtccagcagatgttaaaggacctcaatctcctcaggaaatagagacggctctgacccttcttgtagacagcctcagtgttctttgaccagtccagtttattgtcaattcgtatccccaggtatttgtaatcctccaccatgtccacactgaccccctggatggaaacaggggtcaccggtaccttagctctcctcaggtctaccaccagctccttagtctttttcacattaagctttTTCACATTAAGGGTAATGGGGAGggggcaagagaatggagttgaaaggaatgataaatcagccatgattgaatggtagggctgtttcaaagggctgaatgtccatttctgctcctgtgtcttgtggtcctgTGTTGTGCGGACAGCCCATAAgtatcgccacacattctggcatcaacatagcacgCCCTCAATGTTCAGTAGACTCTGGTTCCTACGCTAGGATTTGAATTTGTTTTCCCAGGTCAGTGGTCAACCACTGTGGGTTATCAATCCATTACAGTGACCTCTGTGACCCTGCAGAATCTTTATCTGCAATCTAGACACACATTGTGTAATGATCTACAGTTCTGTGTACTTTGGTCTCCCTGACCCTCCTACCATACTTCCCTCTCTTCCATTTGGAACCACAGTGCCAGCCTTagtaccagagacctggtcactgtggctcccccccgGTAGGTCATTTCCCCCACCCACTCAACAACAGTATCCAGAACAACATACTTGTTATTGAAGGCCACAACCACAGGGATATTCTGCAGTGGCTGACAATTTCCTTtacatctcctgacagtcacccaggtacctgccttctGCAACATAGGAACTACAGGGACATCTGTCACTTCCTCAGTTTCCCATATGGGCTAAAGTTCATTGAACtatagctccagttccttaacatgttctttgaggagctgcagcttggtaaACCTGGTGTAGATGTGGTTATCTAGCAGGCTAGCGGTCTCCCataattcccacatctcacacaaagaagaCTACACAGCCCCTGaagccattctcactgctctatgtactaacagaatgaagaagaaattcACCAGGTGCTTTCTTCACCCAAGcctgttctcaccaaagcctccccactccaagcaacacacatcaaagttgctggtgaacgcagcaggccaggcagcatctctaggaagaggtacagtcgacgtttcgggccgagaccttttgtcaggactaactgaaggaagagttagtaagagatttgaaagtgggagggggagggggagatccgaaatgataggagaagacaggatggggagggatggagccaagagctggacaggtgattggcaaaggggatatgagaggatcatgggcaggaggtccgggaagaaagacaaggcggggggacccagaggatgggcaaggggtatagtcagagggacagagggagaaaaaggagagtgagagaaagaatgtgtgtatataaataaataacagatggggtacgagggggaggtggggcattagcggaagttagagaagtcgatgttcatgccatcaggttggaggctacccagacggaatataaggtgttgttcctccaacctgagtgtggcttcatctttacagtagaggaggccgttggAGTGGCCATGGAGGCTGCTCCAACACTgttccactcacacaatggctgctctgcttgtccCTGccatatttttatttgcccttgccaATGAACCGTGATACAATTTGATTTGGCCGCTGGAAAAATGAAGAGATCAATAAGTTCTTGATTGTTAAGGGGGTTAAGGTTTAtgaggagaaggtagaagaatggagGTTGAGAAAAAAATCAGCCATTGGATGGACTGAATGGCAAATTTCTGCTCCTCTATAATTTTTGAATAAGGGTGACAGGATCCCCTTTCATGAAAGACATTAAGTGAaccaacttgatagaggtgtataagatcataTGAGACACAGACAGAACGGACAGTTGGAGACTTTCTCCCAtggttgaaatggctaataccacagggcatagttttaagatgattTAAGATAAGTATCTTAAATATCAGagaaggatttttttaaaaagtggtgggTGAATGGAACGCCTCttccagggtggtggtagagacaaatacattaggaacattttagAAACACTTAAGATAGgcacagagattatagaaaaataaagggccatgtaggagggaaggtttagaataggtttgtgggctgaagggtctgtactgtgttggagtgttctatgttctatcaaccAGGCTAGTTTTATAAATTGCTTGCAGATTGATTAGTttcttgagaaacacacacaaaatgccagaggaactcaccaggtcaggcagcatctatggaggggaataaacagtcaacattttgggctgaaactcttcatcaagATATTTGGTTGCTTCAGTTTGAATTCCCGAGATGCTATGATGGAATTTGAACTCTCATTGTTGGGCTCTGAATGCCGGCTCCAACCCACTGTCTTACCATACCCATATATGATTCAACCTATGGAGAGATTTCTAAACACTCTGCTGTCACCCAGAACACACTACTTATGACAGCATCAGTAGCATTACACATTCGTACTTAATGTCAATTTGTACATCTCAGATTATTTATATTacctgttaatattattttgtgtgctgtatgtgatatgtactgtgttttgcaccataactccagaggaacaatgtttcatttaccTATatgcatgtgtatggttgaatgactatAAATGTGAACTTGAAATGTTTACATAAAAGGGGAGCCTGTTTTCAGCACCAGCAGGTCACCCCTCCAGCCCAACTCTGGCCAATTAGTCCTAATTTGCTTTTTATTTTTCTCCCTGGCTGGAAGTGGTCTTTGAAGATCTGACGCAggaactggagaagaaggattccCTCTCCTCTGAGCTTCATGTCCGTTACATCGCCATCGAGCAGCTCTTCAAGAACCGTTCCAAACTGCCGTGGCTACAGATTGGACGCAAGGGCATCAAATCCAGTGTGCCCGTTGACAACTAACCTCCAGCCCATCGCAAAGACGAACTTCTCAAAATCCAATCCCCAACAGTATAGAAGACTTTAAACTCCACAGGATGTGGGGAAATATTTTGTATGCATCTATatttgcagagaaaatttacagcgTTTTATGTACGTATAAATCAATGTGTTTTTTTAAGAGCCATTTTTGTTTTTAGAAAGCACTCAATGTTCTCGGATGTTGTTGGTCTGTGGGATTTTGCTATGGGATTTCTCAGTCACACAGCATTTACCAGGGGACAAGGGAATCCTTGACATTGTAGGTGTCCTTCCCATGGCTGAAATCATCCTGACTTTGAAATGTATACCTAGTCCTTTGTCATCACTAGATCGAAATCTTGGAACTCTTACAGTAGCATCACTGCAGGAACCCCTTCACCAGAGGGACTGGAGTGATGCAAGGACAacatgaggttctgcagatgctggaaatcgagaggTACGGTAGATGGCCCCCAACAGCCATGTTGAAGTGCTGCCTaatctggaagggctgtttggggccctgagtggaggtgaggtgaAAAGACATGGTCTTTTTCCCCAGAAAGTGTGTCAGAAACAAGAGAGCATAGGTTGAAGGTCAGAGACGAGTATTTAAACGGACATCAGGGTAGACAA
This genomic stretch from Mobula hypostoma chromosome 6, sMobHyp1.1, whole genome shotgun sequence harbors:
- the c6h21orf91 gene encoding protein EURL homolog, giving the protein MNEEQFVNIDLSDDDICGVCKLETAKEMLSFCHVCFELSIEGVPRSSLLHTESVRGHRECFEKYHLIANQDLPRSKTSKSTYKDVKEILSRKISQIIQYAQNQPSGADLQRCEQTGVTGRDPQPSSLRTHFHQPNGSQLPRYSPHWLEVGAPGYSECRRGILEPEGQDSFGLGAGAGGRRSGEDLRSTREQGLGEEGQRPVERDRKEPKGHPHYTQDDLSSMSMEDLVMLNDQLLKQVKVVFEDLTQELEKKDSLSSELHVRYIAIEQLFKNRSKLPWLQIGRKGIKSSVPVDN